The Sphingomonas sp. KR3-1 genome contains a region encoding:
- a CDS encoding UrcA family protein has translation MKTLLIAAALLAFPTAPAFAQNSVTIHYNTAKLTTAAGRAALQRQVKLAAVRACGTDRVPGSALPSSQVRACYKNAAMAARPQVERAIALANRGADVASAR, from the coding sequence ATGAAGACCCTTCTCATCGCCGCCGCGCTTCTCGCGTTTCCGACTGCGCCCGCTTTCGCGCAGAACAGCGTGACGATCCATTACAACACCGCCAAGCTCACCACCGCCGCCGGTCGTGCGGCACTCCAGCGTCAGGTCAAGCTGGCGGCCGTCCGCGCGTGCGGCACGGACCGCGTGCCCGGCTCGGCCCTTCCCAGCAGCCAGGTCCGCGCCTGCTACAAGAACGCGGCGATGGCCGCTCGTCCGCAGGTCGAGCGTGCCATTGCGCTCGCCAATCGCGGCGCGGATGTGGCGAGCGCGCGCTAA
- a CDS encoding NAD(P)H-dependent oxidoreductase — MTAKPRIAIIVGSTRPTRYADAPTQWILKQAQARDDLDVEVVDLRDHPLPFFDEIASNLWMPSQNPEAVRWQETIARFDGFIFVVAEYNHSITGVLKNALDQAYKEWARKPFTAIGYGGTGAVRAIEHLRMIGVELQMVSTHAAVHLGGGDFMAVHPAFGNKPIEEVEASLLPSAKTALDELVWWAKATMAAKAAEA; from the coding sequence ATGACTGCTAAGCCCCGCATCGCCATCATCGTCGGATCGACCCGGCCCACCCGCTATGCCGACGCACCGACCCAGTGGATCCTCAAGCAGGCGCAGGCGCGCGACGACCTGGATGTGGAGGTGGTCGACCTGCGCGATCACCCGCTGCCGTTCTTCGACGAGATCGCCTCAAACTTGTGGATGCCCAGCCAGAATCCCGAGGCAGTGCGCTGGCAGGAGACGATCGCCCGGTTCGACGGCTTCATCTTCGTCGTCGCCGAATATAACCATTCGATCACCGGCGTGCTCAAGAACGCGCTCGACCAGGCGTACAAGGAATGGGCCCGCAAGCCGTTCACTGCGATCGGCTATGGCGGCACCGGCGCGGTGCGCGCGATCGAGCATCTGCGCATGATCGGCGTCGAGCTGCAGATGGTGTCGACGCACGCCGCGGTCCATCTCGGCGGCGGCGATTTCATGGCCGTTCACCCGGCATTCGGCAACAAGCCGATCGAGGAGGTCGAGGCGAGCCTGCTGCCATCGGCCAAGACCGCGCTCGACGAACTGGTCTGGTGGGCCAAGGCGACGATGGCGGCCAAGGCGGCCGAGGCCTGA
- a CDS encoding helix-turn-helix domain-containing protein, with amino-acid sequence MATPDNHADTARCEHISRLLARISDKWSMLVVRVLGRGPLRFNALRREVGEISQKVLASTLRDLEENGFVSRTVTPVTPPQVEYALTDLGRDFLQPVQTLAEWVLANSPRMDRARIEYAERRARD; translated from the coding sequence TTGGCGACACCAGATAACCATGCGGATACCGCCCGCTGCGAGCATATCAGCCGGCTGCTCGCCCGGATCAGCGACAAATGGTCGATGCTGGTGGTGCGCGTGCTCGGCCGCGGGCCGCTGCGGTTCAATGCACTGCGCCGCGAAGTGGGCGAGATCAGCCAGAAGGTGCTGGCATCGACGCTGCGCGATCTCGAGGAGAATGGCTTCGTCTCGCGCACGGTCACACCGGTCACGCCGCCCCAGGTCGAATATGCGCTGACCGACCTCGGCCGCGATTTCCTGCAGCCTGTGCAGACGCTGGCCGAATGGGTGCTCGCCAATTCCCCGCGCATGGACAGGGCGCGGATCGAATATGCGGAACGCCGGGCGCGGGATTAG
- a CDS encoding diguanylate cyclase, protein MVVSRFLRLLALIGACIALSGTIGPAQAQDGRGRALPTCVLRDSGAMDPAELIRHPERFDCTTPQYKLGAGDFWAITGPVDVVSTVEKPLRINFASLWQRQLSARLLYADGSIHTYRTDARGITPLIQLGALAALPVPPSKAKVVRILWHVEGAANVRGILLGAELSDAQRNAATNLAMAVLYACFGGMCLALIVYNFSLWCAMRYRFQLHYCVLLAVLMGYALSSSGAMAWLYPNIVNNDRLRFNYLFLGLAGGATALFTLSFFEMKIRSRRLDQYTRMIAAAVPISGLIVFLFGAINLRLADMVYTLAILGLISIVVPTLWQAWRQGSHFLWLFSIAWSAPIVLALMRILANLHLLPWSFWLDNSTVVSMMFEALVSALAVAYRIKSLREERDEAITREVLARRLADTDPLTGLLNRRAFLAQALGRPGEQQLLIVDIDHFKRVNETLGHDGGDEVLRLFARTLRTATPADALVARIGGEEFALLTNTAAPIDLDPLLSKLRQTRMPFDLKVTASIGACTGLLADDRDWKALYRAADIALFEAKSAGRDRARARREAA, encoded by the coding sequence ATGGTGGTATCGCGTTTCCTGCGGCTTCTCGCACTGATCGGTGCGTGCATCGCGCTGTCCGGCACGATCGGGCCCGCGCAGGCACAGGATGGTCGCGGCCGCGCGCTCCCCACCTGCGTGCTGCGTGACAGTGGCGCGATGGACCCGGCGGAGCTGATCCGTCACCCCGAACGCTTCGATTGCACGACGCCGCAATACAAGCTCGGGGCCGGCGATTTCTGGGCGATCACCGGCCCGGTCGATGTCGTATCGACGGTCGAGAAGCCGCTGCGGATCAACTTCGCCAGCCTGTGGCAGCGCCAGCTTTCCGCCCGGCTGCTCTATGCGGACGGCAGCATCCACACCTACCGCACCGACGCGCGCGGCATCACCCCCCTGATCCAGCTCGGCGCCCTCGCGGCCTTGCCGGTGCCGCCTTCCAAAGCGAAGGTCGTGCGCATCCTCTGGCATGTCGAGGGCGCTGCCAATGTCCGCGGCATCCTGCTCGGCGCCGAACTGAGCGACGCACAGCGCAACGCCGCGACCAACCTTGCCATGGCAGTGCTCTATGCCTGTTTCGGCGGCATGTGCCTGGCGCTGATCGTCTATAATTTCTCGCTGTGGTGCGCGATGCGCTACCGCTTCCAGTTGCATTATTGCGTGCTGCTCGCGGTGCTCATGGGCTATGCGCTTTCCTCTTCGGGAGCGATGGCCTGGCTCTATCCGAATATCGTCAACAACGACCGGCTGCGTTTCAACTATCTGTTCCTCGGCCTGGCCGGCGGCGCAACCGCGCTGTTCACGCTCAGCTTCTTCGAGATGAAGATCCGCTCGCGCCGGCTCGACCAATATACCCGGATGATCGCCGCGGCGGTGCCGATATCCGGCCTGATCGTCTTCCTGTTCGGCGCGATCAACCTGCGCCTGGCCGACATGGTCTACACGCTGGCGATCCTGGGCCTGATCTCGATCGTGGTGCCGACCTTGTGGCAGGCCTGGCGGCAGGGCTCGCACTTCCTGTGGCTGTTCAGCATCGCGTGGAGCGCGCCGATCGTGCTCGCGCTGATGCGCATCCTGGCGAACCTGCACCTGCTGCCGTGGAGCTTCTGGCTCGACAATTCCACCGTCGTGTCGATGATGTTCGAGGCGCTCGTCTCCGCCCTCGCGGTGGCCTACCGGATCAAGTCCCTGCGCGAAGAGCGCGACGAGGCGATCACGCGCGAAGTGCTTGCCCGCCGCCTTGCCGATACCGATCCGCTCACCGGGCTGCTCAACCGCCGCGCCTTTCTCGCCCAGGCGCTCGGCCGGCCGGGGGAACAGCAGCTGCTCATCGTCGATATCGACCATTTCAAGCGCGTCAACGAAACGCTCGGGCATGATGGCGGCGACGAAGTGCTGCGCCTGTTCGCCCGCACGCTGCGCACCGCCACGCCGGCAGACGCACTGGTGGCGAGGATCGGCGGCGAGGAGTTCGCGCTGCTCACCAACACCGCCGCGCCGATCGACCTCGACCCGCTTCTCAGCAAGCTCCGGCAGACGCGCATGCCGTTCGACCTCAAGGTAACCGCGAGCATCGGCGCCTGCACCGGCCTGCTTGCCGACGACCGCGACTGGAAGGCGCTGTACCGCGCTGCCGACATCGCGCTGTTCGAGGCCAAGTCGGCCGGCCGCGACCGGGCCAGGGCGCGCCGCGAAGCCGCCTGA
- a CDS encoding long-chain fatty acid--CoA ligase translates to MTDPEQIWRTAYNHPGAWDTEFPPESMVELFEASARAHPQAPLLDFMGRHYSYGETLDGANRVACGLKALGYGPGDRIGLFLPNVPHYVAAYYGILKLGATVVNFSPLYTAEELSHQVEDSGTKLLFTISAAALLPTALKVLDQSGLERLVVGSVAGALPAAKSLFYRLFRGAEVAQRPHDARILAFSQLIANEGTCDSPRIDPENDLALIQYTGGTTGTPKGAMLTHQNLSANARQVARLDPEVATAKDRVLGVLPFFHVFANTCVLNRTVVTGGEIVMLPRFNAKQALAELRRTQPRALPGVPTMYQALLDAPGMKPDDFKSLRFCISGGAPLAAQLKEEWEKITGAHVIEGYGLSESSGVVSTNPYVGLNKPGTIGQPLAGTRVRLVDKEDPTRPPPAGEPGEIVVSGPQIMKGYWNRPDADDEVFVTVDGEPHWLRTGDVGLIDEDGYIKIVDRLKDMIAVGGFKVFPSQIEAVLYQHPAVKEALVIGLPDAYHGELPHAYVTLDDGAEASGPEICAWLNGKLGKHERVSEVVVRESLPKTMIGKLSRKDLISEVMAEKAA, encoded by the coding sequence ATGACTGACCCCGAACAGATCTGGCGTACCGCGTACAACCACCCCGGCGCCTGGGACACCGAGTTCCCCCCCGAATCCATGGTCGAATTGTTCGAGGCGAGCGCTCGTGCGCACCCTCAGGCGCCGCTGCTCGATTTCATGGGCCGGCATTACAGCTATGGTGAGACGCTGGACGGCGCCAATCGCGTCGCCTGCGGCCTGAAGGCGCTGGGCTATGGCCCGGGCGACCGGATCGGGCTCTTCCTGCCCAACGTGCCGCACTATGTCGCGGCCTATTACGGCATCCTCAAGCTCGGCGCGACGGTGGTCAATTTCTCGCCGCTCTACACGGCCGAGGAGCTGAGCCACCAGGTCGAGGATTCGGGCACGAAGCTGCTCTTCACCATCTCCGCCGCGGCGCTGCTGCCGACCGCGCTCAAGGTGCTCGACCAGAGCGGGCTGGAGCGGCTGGTGGTCGGCTCGGTCGCCGGCGCGCTGCCGGCTGCGAAATCGCTCTTCTACCGGCTGTTCCGCGGCGCCGAAGTCGCCCAGCGCCCGCATGACGCCCGCATCCTCGCCTTCTCGCAGCTGATTGCCAACGAAGGCACCTGCGATTCGCCCAGGATCGATCCCGAGAACGACCTGGCGCTGATCCAGTATACCGGCGGCACCACCGGCACGCCCAAGGGCGCGATGCTGACGCACCAGAACCTGTCGGCCAATGCCCGCCAGGTCGCCCGGCTCGATCCGGAAGTGGCGACGGCGAAGGACCGGGTGCTCGGCGTGCTCCCCTTCTTCCACGTCTTCGCCAATACCTGCGTGCTGAACCGGACCGTGGTGACCGGCGGCGAGATCGTGATGCTGCCCCGCTTCAACGCCAAGCAGGCGCTGGCCGAACTGCGCCGCACCCAGCCGCGCGCCCTGCCCGGCGTGCCGACCATGTACCAGGCGCTGCTCGACGCGCCGGGGATGAAGCCCGACGACTTCAAGTCGCTGCGCTTCTGCATCTCGGGCGGCGCGCCGCTTGCCGCCCAGCTCAAGGAAGAGTGGGAAAAGATCACCGGCGCGCATGTGATCGAAGGCTATGGCCTGTCCGAAAGCTCGGGCGTGGTCTCGACCAACCCCTATGTCGGGCTCAACAAGCCGGGCACGATCGGCCAGCCGCTCGCCGGCACCCGCGTCCGCCTGGTCGACAAGGAAGACCCGACGCGCCCGCCGCCCGCGGGCGAGCCCGGCGAGATCGTCGTTTCCGGCCCGCAGATCATGAAGGGTTATTGGAACCGCCCCGATGCCGATGACGAGGTATTCGTCACGGTCGATGGCGAGCCGCACTGGCTGCGCACCGGCGATGTCGGGCTGATCGACGAGGACGGCTATATCAAGATCGTCGACCGGCTGAAGGACATGATCGCGGTCGGCGGCTTCAAGGTGTTCCCCAGCCAGATCGAGGCGGTGCTCTACCAGCATCCCGCGGTGAAGGAGGCGCTCGTGATCGGCCTGCCCGACGCCTATCATGGCGAGCTGCCCCACGCCTATGTAACGCTCGACGACGGCGCCGAGGCCAGCGGGCCGGAGATCTGCGCCTGGCTCAACGGCAAGCTCGGCAAGCATGAGCGGGTAAGCGAAGTGGTGGTGCGCGAAAGCCTGCCCAAGACGATGATCGGCAAGCTCAGCCGCAAGGACCTGATCAGCGAAGTGATGGCGGAGAAGGCGGCATGA
- a CDS encoding plastocyanin/azurin family copper-binding protein — protein MKTLLALTLLAAAPAPEQRIDVALSNFRFTPSTIALVHGQSYVLHLTSSGGHSFAAKEFFAAAAMPAADRAKVKDGKVELDSDTAVDLHFTAPKAGHYAIKCTHLLHASFGMTGTFVVS, from the coding sequence ATGAAGACCCTGCTGGCACTGACGCTTCTGGCCGCGGCGCCGGCGCCCGAACAGCGCATCGACGTGGCGCTGTCGAACTTCAGGTTCACCCCGTCCACGATCGCGCTGGTCCACGGCCAGAGCTATGTGCTGCACCTGACCAGCAGCGGCGGGCACAGCTTCGCCGCCAAGGAATTCTTCGCCGCCGCCGCGATGCCGGCAGCGGACCGTGCCAAAGTGAAGGACGGCAAGGTCGAGCTCGACAGCGACACCGCGGTCGACCTCCACTTCACTGCGCCCAAGGCGGGCCATTATGCGATCAAATGCACCCACCTGCTCCATGCGAGCTTCGGGATGACGGGGACGTTCGTGGTCTCCTAA
- a CDS encoding NAD-dependent succinate-semialdehyde dehydrogenase, with protein MFTSINPATGETVETYHELDADGIETALSRADAAFRSWRETPLEKRTELLTKVADAWEANKQHLAETATREMGKTLASAVAEVEKCISGFRHYAERGPSYLEPTTVQTTGGGHAVARWLPMGPVLAVMPWNFPYWQVVRFLAPTIMAGNVGLLKHASNVQGCAALIQQMMSAAGAPDGLFQNLPIKSDQVAAIIADKRVVAVTLTGSEGAGAQVAQAAGRALKKVVLELGGSDPLIVMPSADLELAAKTAVTARVQNAGQSCICAKRMIVHADVHDAFLDKFEAGMKALKIGDPMAKETGMGPLSSVAQRDTVLTQVERAVREGATLRFGAEKIEQDGAWMTPGVLTDMDPESDVAKEEIFGPVAAVYKVKDIDEAITIANDVPYGLGSSVWTQDDAEIERFARDIQSGMTAVNSLLASTPEAPFGGVKLSGHGRELGPWGMHEFMNLKAVMYGKGVKAGD; from the coding sequence ATGTTCACCAGCATCAATCCCGCCACCGGAGAGACCGTCGAGACCTATCACGAACTCGACGCCGACGGGATCGAGACGGCGCTGTCCCGGGCGGATGCTGCCTTCCGCTCCTGGCGCGAGACGCCGCTGGAGAAGCGCACCGAACTGCTGACCAAGGTCGCCGATGCCTGGGAGGCGAACAAGCAGCACCTTGCCGAGACCGCGACCCGCGAGATGGGCAAGACGCTCGCCAGCGCGGTGGCCGAGGTGGAGAAGTGCATCAGCGGCTTCCGCCACTATGCCGAACGCGGCCCCTCCTATCTCGAGCCGACGACCGTGCAGACAACCGGCGGTGGCCACGCCGTTGCGCGCTGGCTGCCGATGGGGCCGGTGCTGGCGGTGATGCCGTGGAACTTCCCCTATTGGCAGGTTGTCCGCTTCCTCGCGCCGACGATCATGGCGGGCAATGTCGGCCTGCTGAAGCACGCCTCGAACGTGCAGGGCTGCGCGGCGCTGATCCAGCAGATGATGAGTGCCGCGGGCGCGCCCGACGGGCTGTTCCAGAACCTCCCCATCAAGTCCGACCAGGTCGCCGCGATCATCGCCGACAAGCGGGTGGTGGCGGTGACGCTCACCGGCAGCGAAGGTGCCGGCGCGCAGGTGGCGCAGGCGGCGGGCCGCGCGCTCAAGAAGGTGGTGCTCGAGCTGGGCGGTTCCGATCCGCTGATCGTGATGCCCTCGGCCGACCTCGAGCTGGCGGCGAAGACTGCAGTGACCGCGCGCGTGCAGAATGCAGGGCAGAGCTGCATCTGCGCCAAGCGAATGATTGTTCATGCCGACGTCCATGACGCGTTCCTCGACAAGTTCGAGGCGGGCATGAAGGCGCTTAAGATCGGCGATCCTATGGCGAAGGAGACTGGCATGGGCCCGCTCTCCAGCGTGGCGCAGCGCGATACGGTACTGACGCAGGTCGAGCGCGCGGTGCGCGAGGGCGCGACACTGCGCTTCGGCGCGGAGAAGATCGAGCAGGACGGCGCCTGGATGACGCCGGGCGTGCTGACCGACATGGATCCCGAGAGCGACGTCGCCAAGGAGGAGATCTTCGGGCCGGTCGCGGCGGTGTACAAGGTGAAGGACATCGACGAGGCGATCACCATCGCCAACGACGTGCCCTATGGCCTCGGCTCCTCGGTGTGGACGCAGGACGATGCCGAGATCGAGCGCTTCGCCCGCGACATCCAGTCGGGCATGACCGCGGTCAACTCGCTGCTCGCCTCCACCCCCGAGGCGCCGTTCGGCGGGGTGAAGCTCTCCGGCCATGGCCGTGAGCTCGGTCCCTGGGGCATGCACGAATTCATGAACCTGAAGGCCGTGATGTACGGCAAGGGCGTGAAGGCGGGAGATTGA
- a CDS encoding exodeoxyribonuclease VII small subunit, translating to MAEQADVTALSFEEALKELERIVARLESGEAQLQEAIDLYERGDQLRRQCAARLDAAQARIEAIRTDAEGRAAGTAPFAAG from the coding sequence ATGGCAGAACAAGCGGACGTCACCGCGCTCTCGTTCGAGGAAGCGCTGAAGGAACTGGAGCGAATCGTCGCTCGACTGGAGAGCGGCGAGGCCCAGCTCCAGGAAGCGATCGACCTGTACGAGCGCGGCGACCAGCTGCGCCGGCAATGCGCCGCGCGGCTCGACGCCGCCCAGGCGCGCATCGAGGCGATCCGGACGGATGCCGAGGGCCGCGCCGCCGGCACCGCCCCCTTCGCCGCCGGCTGA
- a CDS encoding polyprenyl synthetase family protein, with the protein MAHASLALQAALKQVSAEMDRQFDLLLAVPSDPREGLYRAMRHAAIGGGKRLRPLLVSATAQLFGVDKTCIARTALALECIHVYSLIHDDLPAMDDDDLRRGKPTVHKAFDEATAILAGDCLHALAFEVIADERTHPDPFVRIELSGTLALAAGPAGMAGGQMMDLEAEKSSFDLATVTRLQAMKTGALISCAVESGAILGRVQQEGRTGLRGYARDLGLAFQIADDILDAEGDEALVGKKLGKDGAAGKETFLSLLGLERAREQARMLVDQAIEHLKPYGAEADLLRDIARYTLERDR; encoded by the coding sequence ATGGCGCACGCCTCCCTCGCGCTGCAGGCGGCGCTCAAGCAGGTTTCGGCGGAGATGGACCGCCAGTTCGACCTGTTGCTGGCCGTCCCTTCCGATCCGCGCGAGGGGCTCTACCGCGCGATGCGCCACGCCGCGATCGGCGGCGGCAAACGGCTGCGGCCGCTGCTCGTCTCGGCCACCGCCCAGCTGTTCGGCGTCGACAAGACCTGCATTGCCCGCACCGCGCTCGCGCTCGAATGCATTCATGTCTATTCGCTGATCCACGACGACCTGCCGGCGATGGACGATGACGATCTGCGCCGCGGCAAGCCGACGGTGCACAAGGCATTCGACGAGGCGACGGCGATCCTGGCGGGCGACTGCCTCCACGCGCTCGCCTTCGAAGTGATCGCCGACGAGCGGACGCATCCCGATCCCTTCGTGCGGATCGAGCTTTCGGGCACGCTCGCCCTCGCCGCCGGCCCCGCCGGCATGGCGGGCGGCCAAATGATGGACCTGGAAGCCGAGAAATCGAGCTTCGACCTTGCCACCGTCACCCGGCTCCAGGCGATGAAGACCGGCGCGCTGATCAGCTGCGCGGTGGAGAGCGGCGCGATCCTGGGCCGCGTGCAGCAAGAGGGCCGCACGGGCCTGCGCGGCTATGCCCGCGATCTCGGCCTCGCCTTCCAGATCGCCGACGACATCCTCGATGCCGAAGGCGACGAGGCTCTGGTCGGCAAGAAGCTCGGCAAGGACGGGGCGGCAGGCAAGGAGACCTTCCTCTCGCTGCTCGGGCTCGAGCGCGCCAGGGAGCAGGCCCGCATGCTCGTCGACCAGGCGATCGAGCACCTCAAGCCCTATGGCGCCGAGGCCGATCTGCTGCGCGACATCGCCCGCTACACGCTGGAGCGGGATCGCTAG
- the coaD gene encoding pantetheine-phosphate adenylyltransferase, translating to MTVRTGVYPGTFDPITLGHMDIIRRGAKLCDRLVIGVTTNPSKNPMFTVAERMEMVKREVADIAGEIHVVSFDSLLMDFAEREGANMIVRGLRAVADFEYEYQMAGMNQQLNSRIETVFLMADVSLQPIASRLVKEIALYGGDIRKFVPAAVNDEVAARVAAIGRKGSG from the coding sequence ATGACTGTTCGCACCGGCGTCTATCCCGGCACCTTCGATCCGATCACGCTCGGCCATATGGACATCATCCGCCGCGGCGCGAAGCTGTGCGACCGGCTGGTGATCGGCGTGACCACCAATCCTTCGAAGAACCCGATGTTCACCGTCGCGGAGCGCATGGAGATGGTGAAGCGCGAAGTCGCAGACATCGCCGGCGAGATCCACGTCGTCAGCTTCGATTCGCTGCTGATGGACTTTGCCGAGCGCGAGGGCGCGAACATGATCGTCCGCGGCCTGCGCGCCGTCGCCGACTTCGAATATGAGTATCAGATGGCGGGCATGAACCAGCAGCTGAACAGCCGGATCGAGACCGTGTTCCTGATGGCCGACGTCTCGCTCCAGCCGATTGCCAGCCGGCTGGTCAAGGAAATCGCGCTCTATGGCGGCGATATCCGCAAGTTCGTGCCCGCCGCGGTCAACGACGAAGTCGCGGCGCGCGTCGCCGCGATCGGTCGCAAAGGGAGTGGTTGA
- a CDS encoding peptidylprolyl isomerase — protein sequence MRLFAAMAASAVMMFATPALAQGKAPKAEAEPLKGVGAEDVNSVLPAVVPADPAETWVLDLSTGGRVLIRLRPDAAPKMVERVKTLTRSHFYDGLTFHRVVDDPYNMAQGGDPKGDGTGDSTMPNVPAEFSNLPHVRGTVAAARRGAPDNATPAQITEAQNSANSQFYIMMAPKLAFDHDYTVFGRVVSGMQWVDKIERGEPPANPTKIVHAYILSDNPPPYSNLPADAPKALPAGEVKATLPQ from the coding sequence ATGCGTTTGTTTGCCGCGATGGCCGCTTCGGCCGTGATGATGTTCGCCACGCCCGCCCTCGCCCAGGGCAAGGCGCCCAAGGCCGAAGCCGAGCCGCTGAAGGGCGTCGGCGCCGAGGACGTGAACTCGGTGCTCCCCGCGGTCGTGCCCGCCGATCCGGCCGAGACCTGGGTGCTCGACCTGTCGACCGGCGGCCGCGTGCTGATCCGCCTGCGCCCCGACGCCGCGCCCAAGATGGTCGAGCGCGTCAAGACGCTCACCCGCAGCCATTTCTACGACGGCCTGACCTTCCACCGCGTGGTCGACGATCCCTACAACATGGCGCAGGGCGGCGATCCCAAGGGGGACGGCACCGGCGATTCGACCATGCCCAACGTGCCGGCCGAGTTCAGCAACCTGCCGCATGTGCGCGGCACCGTCGCCGCCGCCCGCCGCGGCGCGCCGGACAACGCCACGCCCGCGCAGATCACCGAGGCCCAGAACAGCGCGAACAGCCAGTTCTACATCATGATGGCGCCGAAGCTGGCCTTCGACCACGACTATACCGTGTTCGGCCGCGTCGTCTCGGGCATGCAGTGGGTCGACAAGATCGAGCGCGGCGAGCCGCCGGCGAACCCGACCAAGATCGTCCACGCCTATATCCTCTCCGACAACCCGCCGCCTTATTCGAACCTGCCTGCCGATGCCCCCAAGGCGCTGCCGGCGGGTGAGGTGAAGGCGACGCTGCCGCAATAA
- the queA gene encoding tRNA preQ1(34) S-adenosylmethionine ribosyltransferase-isomerase QueA yields the protein MNVDLFDFELPNDRIALRPAAPRDSARLLVLDGPETRDLHVTDLPSQLRAGDCLVFNDTRVIPAQLEGTRGEAKIGATLHKREGPRRWRAFIRNAKRLRDGEVVDFGQGVLATAGDRAEDGSFALDFHGDEPVELLLERCGRMPLPPYIASKRPTDARDADDYQTMFASEPGAVAAPTAALHFTPELLAALDAAGIGHTTLTLHVGAGTFLPVKAEDTADHKMHAEWGRIDQATADRLNAVRAAGGRVIAVGTTSLRLIESAAGEDKVIRPFEGDTAIFITPGTRFKGVDGLVTNFHLPRSTLFMLVSALMGLDRMQAAYAHAIAEHYRFYSYGDASLLLP from the coding sequence GTGAACGTCGACCTTTTCGATTTCGAGCTTCCGAACGACCGAATCGCGCTGCGCCCCGCGGCCCCGCGCGATTCGGCGCGCTTGCTGGTGCTCGACGGGCCCGAGACGCGGGACCTCCACGTCACCGACCTGCCCAGCCAGCTGCGCGCCGGCGATTGCCTGGTGTTCAACGACACCCGCGTGATTCCCGCCCAGCTCGAAGGCACCAGGGGCGAGGCGAAGATCGGCGCGACGCTCCACAAGCGCGAGGGGCCGCGGCGCTGGCGCGCCTTCATCCGCAACGCCAAGCGGCTGCGCGACGGCGAGGTGGTGGATTTCGGCCAGGGCGTCCTCGCCACTGCCGGCGACCGCGCCGAAGACGGCAGCTTCGCGCTCGACTTCCATGGCGACGAGCCGGTCGAGCTGCTGCTCGAGCGCTGCGGCCGCATGCCGCTGCCGCCCTATATCGCCTCGAAGCGCCCCACCGACGCGCGCGACGCCGACGATTACCAGACGATGTTCGCCAGCGAGCCGGGCGCCGTCGCCGCCCCCACCGCGGCGCTGCACTTTACCCCCGAGCTGCTCGCCGCGCTCGACGCGGCCGGCATCGGCCACACCACGCTGACGCTGCACGTCGGCGCGGGCACCTTTCTGCCGGTCAAGGCCGAGGACACCGCCGATCACAAGATGCACGCCGAATGGGGCCGCATCGACCAGGCCACCGCAGACCGGCTGAACGCCGTCCGCGCCGCCGGCGGCCGCGTGATCGCCGTCGGCACCACCAGCCTGCGCCTGATCGAGAGCGCCGCCGGCGAGGACAAGGTGATCCGCCCGTTCGAAGGCGACACGGCGATCTTCATCACCCCCGGCACCCGCTTCAAGGGCGTGGACGGCCTGGTGACCAACTTCCACCTGCCGCGCTCGACGCTGTTCATGCTGGTTTCTGCCCTGATGGGGCTCGACCGGATGCAAGCGGCGTATGCGCATGCGATCGCGGAGCACTACCGCTTCTATTCCTATGGCGATGCCTCGCTGCTGCTTCCCTGA
- a CDS encoding EF-hand domain-containing protein, with the protein MRLLFALAALIATPAFAQDRPAAAPQGAITPVPARPGDPAFTVIAEPVAMMIAAFDADGDGKVTRAEFDAGLKHSFDVIDTRHQGWLGYIAYSDWQERWMGDRNTVPSPFEVDRDGDNKVTFAEIADRFALLFARFDADKDGVLERKELVTIRPQMQGPSGGKGKKGRGPN; encoded by the coding sequence ATGCGCCTGCTGTTCGCCCTCGCGGCCCTGATCGCGACGCCTGCCTTCGCGCAAGACCGCCCCGCTGCGGCGCCGCAAGGCGCGATCACGCCGGTGCCAGCCCGCCCGGGCGATCCCGCCTTCACCGTGATCGCCGAACCGGTGGCGATGATGATCGCCGCCTTCGATGCGGACGGCGACGGCAAGGTCACCCGTGCCGAGTTCGATGCGGGGCTGAAGCACAGCTTCGACGTCATCGACACCCGGCATCAGGGCTGGCTCGGCTATATCGCCTATTCGGACTGGCAGGAGCGCTGGATGGGCGATCGCAACACCGTGCCCAGCCCGTTCGAAGTGGACCGGGACGGCGACAACAAGGTGACCTTCGCAGAGATCGCCGATCGCTTCGCGCTGCTCTTCGCGCGCTTCGATGCCGACAAGGACGGCGTGCTCGAGCGCAAGGAGCTGGTGACGATCCGCCCGCAGATGCAAGGGCCGAGCGGCGGCAAGGGAAAGAAGGGCCGCGGCCCGAACTGA